From Carya illinoinensis cultivar Pawnee chromosome 5, C.illinoinensisPawnee_v1, whole genome shotgun sequence, one genomic window encodes:
- the LOC122310634 gene encoding ultraviolet-B receptor UVR8, producing the protein MDATTSGTPTIQYHNIPDQPITAIVATSVPAFQRQQRHCFGDSIPGEFPLSANPSIVLHVLTACHLDPQDLAKLEATCSFFRQPANFAPDLELSLSELAALDMCQKRAIFKPMTTEERQELKQRCGGSWKLVLRFLLAGEACCRREKSQAIAGPGHSIAVTSSGVVYSFGSNNSGQLGHGTTEEEWRPQPIRSLQGIRIIQAAAGAGRTMLISDAGQVYAFGKDSFGEAEYGVQGAKLVTTPQLVESLKNIYVVQAAIGNFFTAVLSREGRVYTFSWGNDSRLGHQTDPNDLEPHPLLGALENIPVVQIAAGYCYLLALACQPSGMSVYSVGCGLGGKLGHGSRTDEKNPRLIEQFQVLNLQPMVVAAGAWHAAVVGQDGRVCTWGWGRYGCLGHGNEECESVPKVVEALGKVKAVHVATGDYTTFVVSDDGDVYSFGCGESSSLGHNTGADGQGNRHANLLSPELVTSLKQVNERVVQISLTNSIYWNAHTFALTKSGKLYAFGAGDKGQLGIELVANQTERGYPELVDIDLS; encoded by the exons ATGGACGCCACAACTAGTGGAACCCCAACTATTCAATACCATAACATTCCCGATCAGCCAATTACTGCTATTGTTGCCACATCGGTACCGGCATTTCAACGACAGCAACGCCATTGCTTTGGGGATTCCATACCAGGAGAATTCCCCTTGTCTGCCAATCCCTCCATTGTTCTTCATGTCCTTACAGCATGTCATTTGGATCCTCAAGATCTTGCAAAACTAGAG GCAACATGCTCCTTCTTTAGGCAGCCAGCAAACTTTGCTCCCGACTTAGAGTTGTCCTTATCAGAGCTTGCTGCTCTGGACATGTGCCAAAAGAGGGCCATATTTAAGCCAATGACAACAGAAGAACGCCAAGAGTTGAAGCAAAGATGCGGGGGCTCGTGGAAACTGGTCCTGCGGTTTTTGCTGGCTGGAGAAGCATGTTGCAGGAGGGAGAAATCCCAGGCAATAGCAGGGCCTGGTCATAGTATTGCTGTGACGTCAAGCGGAGTTGTATACTCATTCGGCTCCAACAATTCAGGACAGCTTGGACATGGCACCACTGAAGAGGAATGGCGGCCTCAGCCAATCAG ATCCTTGCAAGGCATACGGATTATCCAAGCAGCTGCTGGGGCTGGCAGGACAATGCTGATCAGTGATGCAGGACAGGTTTATGCCTTTGGAAAGGACTCCTTTGGCGAAGCCGAGTATGGAGTTCAAGGAGCTAAATTGGTTACAACTCCACAGCTGGTTGAATCTTTGAAAAACATATATGTGGTCCAAGCTGCAATTGGAAATTTCTTCACGGCTGTCCTGTCTAGAGAAGGCAGGGTTTATACATTTTCCTGGGGCAACGATTCCAGACTTGGTCACCAGACTGACCCAAATGATTTGGAGCCTCATCCTTTGTTGGGGGCACTAGAAAACATACCAGTCGTACAAATAGCAGCTGGATACTGCTATCTTCTTGCTCTAGCTTGTCAACCTAGTGGCAT GTCTGTTTACTCTGTTGGGTGCGGCTTGGGTGGGAAGCTTGGACATGGTTCAAGAACAGATGAGAAGAACCCCCGATTGATTGAACAGTTTCAGGTTTTGAACCTTCAGCCCATGGTGGTTGCAGCTGGTGCTTGGCATGCCGCTGTGGTTGGCCAGGATGGACGGGTCTGCACATGGGGTTGGGGGCGTTATGGTTGCTTAGGTCATGGGAATGAAGAGTGTGAATCAGTTCCTAAGGTTGTGGAAGCCCTGGGCAAGGTGAAAGCAGTGCATGTTGCTACAGGGGATTACACAACCTTTGTGGTGTCTGATGATGGTGATGTGTACTCATTTGGCTGTGGAGAATCCTCCAGTCTCGGACATAATACCGGTGCTGATGGACAG GGGAACAGGCATGCAAATTTATTAAGTCCAGAGCTTGTAACATCTTTGAAGCAAGTTAATGAGCGTGTAGTACAGATCAGCCTCACCAATTCCATATATTGGAATGCTCACACCTTTGCCCTTACTAAATCAGGGAAGCTATATGCATTTGGTGCTGGAGATAAAGGGCAGCTAGGCATAGAGCTTGTTGCCAACCAGACCGAAAGGGGATACCCGGAGCTGGTTGATATCGATCTCAGCTAG